From the Gadus chalcogrammus isolate NIFS_2021 chromosome 15, NIFS_Gcha_1.0, whole genome shotgun sequence genome, one window contains:
- the znhit2 gene encoding zinc finger HIT domain-containing protein 2 has product MNHLLRKRLPASVRSLLTDIGPKEESLCSEWTDSEPETICNDGILLPSRKTNSNEEFLTPASTHQHHNELTTDSSNTNQGTVCGLCKSKPSCYTCPRCNMPYCCLVCYRSTDHILCSEEFYKQSVLQELKDMGESAAGSRKKMHDILLGLKQKAEETDGGMGNLFREDGLDSDDHEHGQAEILELLSRLSKFQQSGSGDEGEIAGILRRLEEIGEMDDRNAELLGSVSVGDIADEPEEGQNLADRLSGLDIDSLSEEAMWELLNSQEKERFLDLMKGKELEQLLPLWRPWWEAHEEVGGSKVEVLGVEENIDGQIEGVSSCDTTQKTKEGLDHIIDNSALEPVLIGIENKKEGQTKRDEHAILPASTVPPISAKIQMLSSLSSNPSPLVCYGLVNALFGYTFTLTLFNGDVDSLNHEVCDAILDVSEALNSNKIFESVQQALESGEAATLAGGYFDREDPYAKDRAVEAVAHIMTGRSRQDAIGYCLAAFSQLRTVLSKAKATLPKGELEEKRRKYFLAGKKCEFYQAWVSENGPYLRSLAIGLWQEHSDRMNRRENLERETRAVEASWKKGKRKGNGPLIKEIN; this is encoded by the coding sequence GGAAACCATATGCAACGATGGGATTCTCCTTCCCTCCAGAAAGACGAACAGCAACGAAGAATTTCTCACCCCAGCCAGCACACATCAGCACCACAATGAACTCACTACTGATAGTAGTAACACGAACCAAGGCACAGTGTGCGGATTGTGCAAGTCAAAGCCTTCCTGCTACACCTGCCCTCGATGCAACATGCCCTACTGCTGCCTTGTGTGCTATCGGAGTACGGATCACATCTTGTGTTCTGAGGAGTTCTACAAACAGTCTGTTTTACAGGAGCTGAAGGACATGGGCGAGTCGGCTGCTGGCAGTAGAAAGAAGATGCACGACATTCTGCTGGGACTCAAACAGAAGGCAGAAGAGACGGACGGAGGCATGGGGAATCTTTTCAGAGAGGATGGTTTAGACTCAGATGATCACGAACATGGACAGGCAGAGATATTGGAGCTGCTCTCTAGGTTATCTAAGTTTCAGCAGTCAGGGTCAGGCGACGAAGGAGAAATAGCTGGTATTTTAAGAAGACTGGAAGAAATTGGTGAAATGGATGATAGAAATGCAGAGCTGCTGGGTTCAGTCAGTGTTGGAGACATAGCTGATGAGCCTGAGGAAGGGCAGAACTTAGCTGACAGACTGTCAGGGTTAGATATTGACTCGCTCTCTGAGGAGGCAATGTGGGAACTTCTGAACagccaggagaaggagaggtttTTGGATTTGATGAAGGGTaaggagctggagcagctgtTGCCCCTGTGGAGGCCATGGTGGGAGGCGCATGAAGAGGTAGGGGGGTCCAAGGTGGAGGTtttgggggtggaggagaacatTGATGGACAGATAGAGGGGGTTTCAAGCTGTGACACAACCCAAAAGACCAAAGAGGGGTTGGATCATATTATAGACAATTCGGCCTTAGAACCAGTTCTGATTGGGATTGAAAACAAAAAGGAAGGGCAAACGAAGAGAGATGAACATGCAATTTTACCAGCTTCCACAGTTCCTCCAATTTCTGCCAAGATCCAAATGCTTAGTTCTCTATCTTCAAATCCATCTCCTCTTGTTTGCTATGGATTGGTGAATGCCCTTTTTGGCTATACCTTCACTCTGACCTTGTTCAACGGAGATGTTGATTCATTGAACCATGAGGTGTGCGATGCAATCCTAGATGTGTCCGAGGCCTTGAATTCAAACAAGATTTTTGAAAGTGTTCAGCAAGCCTTAGAATCTGGGGAGGCTGCCACGTTGGCAGGGGGCTACTTTGATAGGGAAGACCCCTATGCTAAAGACCGGGCAGTCGAGGCAGTAGCACACATTATGACTGGAAGAAGTAGACAGGATGCTATTGGCTACTGCCTGGCAGCCTTCAGTCAGCTCCGCACAGTGCTGTCAAAGGCCAAAGCCACCCTGCCAaagggggagctggaggagaagaggcggAAGTACTTTCTCGCAGGGAAGAAATGTGAATTCTATCAGGCCTGGGTGTCCGAAAATGGGCCATATTTGCGTTCTTTGGCCATTGGGCTTTGGCAGGAGCATAGTGACAGAATGAACCGAAGAGAAAACCTGGAAAGAGAAACGAGAGCTGTTGAGGCTAGCTGGAagaaagggaagaggaagggCAATGGCCCCTTGATTAAAGAAATAAATTGA